Genomic window (Juglans microcarpa x Juglans regia isolate MS1-56 chromosome 2S, Jm3101_v1.0, whole genome shotgun sequence):
AGAATCATTAatcatatacatgtatatagaGAAAATGGAGATGGTCGCGAGGGATTTCTAAAGAGCGCCCCAAGTACGTCCAAATTTGTCAGTACGTGGCCGGCTAAAGCCAAAACTAACGCAGCTAACAATAACACATCATTGATCATTCTACGTTCCTCTAACATTCCCTAACAAAAATGTAGAAACAGACTCGACAGAACCATAAAAGCAACCTTTAGGCTGTGTCTCAGTCATCATCTTTCCCCTCGTCTtgctctcttcatcttcttctttgcaAATCATTTGATTACTTAATTAGTACAATCGCGCCACAAGAAACATGCACCCAAACTTAGACTAAATTGCAGGAAGCTtgaaaaacaaagattaaaagGCACGTAGGAAAGATAACAAGGATTGAAGcggaaattcaagaaaatagcACGAAAACTCGTCTAAATTAGACAGACCAAAAGGTGGTACAGATCAATGCAATCCATGCAATATCAACCTAAAAGGGGAATTTAATTAATGGAGTGCTGTGCACCCGTGACTATTACTGCTATTGACCAACCCAATCTGCTCCACGAGCTTAGCCAGCTTCGTATGCTTGCTGCACCACGACTCCGCCAACTTGGCCTCTTTGCACTCAGCATCTCTGTGCAAAGCATTAAGCTCCTCTTTGTACTCACTCTCAATCCTACACAAAAACACCATCTCATCCTCTCTCAAGGAGCTTATCTTTGCCTCAATCTCCTccgttttctctctcctctttcttGCTTTCTCCGACTCAAGCTGCTGCTCCAACCTGCTCAGCCGCCATGTCGCCTCTTTCTTGTGCTGTACCCAGCTCTGCCTCCCCTCCTCCAGCTCCTTGCAGTACTGGATCAGCGTAGCCACCTGTTGACCGGGAAACAATCGTATCGGATTTGAATCCGGCTCGATGACCGGTTCAGACGGAGAAAGGGAGAGACTGACCGAAGGAGACGGGGTCGACGAGGTGGTAGAAGACGACGTCGTGCAGGAAGGGTTCATATTCATCCAAGACGGAAGCACCGTCGACGTCGTCGAAGAAGAGGTCGCAGAACCGAGGGACAAAACCGGGCTCGGGTCAGGCACCGAAATACCCGGCATCACTGGAGCCATATTGCTATTAAGGGACTGGAAAGCACAGAACTTTGGCTGCAGCACGTACTTCTCAGCAAAGGTCTCCAAGATATGGTCGTACGGACCCTGAGCGGACTTATCCTGGGACGACACTACCGGAATGCTCCCATCAGTACAGTCGGAATATTCGGCGGCGTTGATGGGGTTCTTCTTTTGGTTTTGCTGTTGTTGTTTAAGCTGCTTTTCCTTGAAGACCTCCCACCACTTACCGAGACGCTTGGGAGTGCGACCGGGGACCTCGGCAGCGATCTTCTTCCACTTGTTGCCGTACTTGGCCTGGAGGGAGATGACGAGAGACTGCTCTTCTGGGGTGAGGGAGCCCTTCTTGAGGCCAGGCTTCAGGTAGTTCTTCCAGCGCTCCAGGCACGATTTGGGGTCACGGTGGAGGGTCTGCCCCATGCGCTGGGAGACGAGGTTCCACTCTTTGGGTCCATATTGCTTCACGTAGGCTCGGAGGAGTGCGTCTTCCTCTGGCTGCCACCGTTGACGCTCCTTCATTTCAACTCCATTTGTGCTTTCGAGATGGTCGGGATCACTGGTgatccgtctctctctctctctctctctctctatttattgggttctatctattaatatatatatatatacgcgaGTAACTATCCATGTCTCATGTCTGTACGATCGACTGAAGATAGAGATTGGAATTTAAGGGATGGAATTGTGAAGGGATGGGATTAGAGTTAGAAAAGGATAGTTTAGAATGAGGTGACCTCAACTAGCCACTCTTGAGCTCTCTTTATTTCCATATATACAGACAGGCGGGCTTCTACTTTCTGGTGCGCATCATATAAATCCTTCAAGAAGGGTTTTTCCTTGgggggagggaggggaggggagtaGGAAGGATCCATCTAGAAATAGTTGCAATGCTAGTGTTAGGAGTCGTCTTGTTGTTATCATGCAGGCGCGCTATGGTGGGTGTCAGACGCTAGTGCCTTCGCGTGAAAGAAACGTGCTGGTGCGGAAGGGACTATGTCATTTGTTTGTCGGTTGTATGGTGCATTCTGATACGGATGTGTGGGTACGTACGCGACTTTAGAGAGGGTGGGGATAGGTACGTTGTTTGGCTCTGTTGTTCAGGAGTAAGAGTACACAGGGAGTAGTGAGAGAAACGGAAGGGTGTAGGGCTGGGGTGGTGTGACAGAGAGGTGGGTGCAAAcgaagcagagagagagagagaggtgtggGGGGAGAAGCGAAGTGTAAGGCGGTGTGGGGGTAGACCTAGTCAGAGTGGGGTGGACAAGACTGGACGGTGAACAGTAGCACTGTGCTGTAGACAGCTAGACCCTTATTACCATGCTTGTGCTATGTATAAGTAGCTAAGGAAGATGCTTGTGGAATTGGGCTATGGAGTATCCTAtctaaaattagaaaaacatgGGTCCGACCGATCACTTTGAGGCTGTCGAGTCCCAGCTGGGAGGTGCTTTGTTCGTATAATAActatattatgaaattaaagttttttttttaaagaaatgataaagttattattattaaataacaatttgtatagaaatatgtaataaaataatattattttaaatttaattttgacttttattttttatttgatgtgtTTATAATTAAAGCTGTCTATAAATTATGAATGGATTGTTAGCCTATCACTACCCTAACTATTATATCATATGCaactttatttgaaattaatagtATTGACTTTGAGCCTAAAATATTGATTGTGCCtttgatcattttatttattaatcaaatcACTTATAGAAcacatgaatattttttttgcacAAGATGGATAGAATCTTACACAAAATGTTAGCTTATAATTATTAGCATTCAAAACAGAATGGGAAATAATTGATGTTGAATTGAAAGGCTAATGAAAATGGATTTGGCCATCTGCCTGATTTTGCAAAAGCTTATTTGATCTTTTCCAAATCACCCTGAAAGCTCTTTTTGAGCCACAGAAATATCTTATTGATGTTTATggatcaataaaaaattatttaatttttaataaaatatttcatcttatcttatctaaattGTGTAATCAAACGAGACATACGACTGAAAACATACTCTCTGGAtaaattttttggaattttgatATCATGTTAACAGTTTGGAAACTGAAAaagtttgtttatttaaatCGTTTTaggggagaaaaaagaaattaattttggaaATGTTGACAAATTAAGTCATTAAGTTGATTAGTTGAGGCCAAAATCAACCCACAAAAGGCTAGAAGCCCAGAAGCTTTGCACACTCCGAACGCTAGCACATTAATATAAGAACAACGGGAGCAATGCTATGCTCAGGTTAACAACGACGTTTACAACATGGAGATATGGAGAGAGTATCGGTAGTAGTATTTCGGAGGTCCACTAAGCATGGGCCTTTCTCTTCTATCATGCTCATAAATAAGATGTGTGGCCCATAGGGTAAAACGACTCTATGGCCCATGAGgttgtttgtttcttttaacGGCCCGTTAACGTTctgaaatagaaaaatttcTGCACAAACACCTAAAGAAATTCAAGAGCTtatgataaaattttcttttgagaataaaaaaatttgtatagtTTTAAGTTGTACAATTTTTActtatttctttaaaatgtaGAAAAATTTGTGACTTATATGAAAAACTTATTGTTTagtagtaagattttttttttttttaaaggaatataCAAGACTTGTATATCATAAcactatatttaacattatatatgtattttcaaGTGCCTTAATTCACCGTGAaaggaataaaatatattatagctCATAGTATTTTCTAAGCCCAGCCCAAGGTATGAGGTCTCATCAGGAGGGAAGTAAAATAGAGAGAATGAGGAGATATAAAAGAGAGGTGATGTGACATAAATGAGGGGCAGAATATAAAGGAAAGAACAGACGACTTCAGGACTTTTGGCCAAACTTTTTCTTTAACTTCTTCAATCTCACAAGAG
Coding sequences:
- the LOC121252056 gene encoding protein rough sheath 2 homolog; translation: MKERQRWQPEEDALLRAYVKQYGPKEWNLVSQRMGQTLHRDPKSCLERWKNYLKPGLKKGSLTPEEQSLVISLQAKYGNKWKKIAAEVPGRTPKRLGKWWEVFKEKQLKQQQQNQKKNPINAAEYSDCTDGSIPVVSSQDKSAQGPYDHILETFAEKYVLQPKFCAFQSLNSNMAPVMPGISVPDPSPVLSLGSATSSSTTSTVLPSWMNMNPSCTTSSSTTSSTPSPSVSLSLSPSEPVIEPDSNPIRLFPGQQVATLIQYCKELEEGRQSWVQHKKEATWRLSRLEQQLESEKARKRREKTEEIEAKISSLREDEMVFLCRIESEYKEELNALHRDAECKEAKLAESWCSKHTKLAKLVEQIGLVNSSNSHGCTALH